The following are encoded together in the Acinetobacter radioresistens DSM 6976 = NBRC 102413 = CIP 103788 genome:
- a CDS encoding indolepyruvate ferredoxin oxidoreductase family protein: MNISTKFTPNKILTKDVSLEDKYLSDNGTAYMTGIQALVRLPLAQIRRDTLNGYHTAGFISGYRGSPLGNYDNFLWQAENILKDHHVVFQPGVNEDLAATAIWGTQQANLAGQGKYDGVTAWWYGKGPGVDRSGDVLRHANLAGTSKQGGVVAFFGDDHSCKSSSIPHQSEHVMIGCGIPIFYPTSIQHILDLGAHAVAMSRFAGVWTSMKLVSEIVETSASVHVNLDRVIPVLPKNIQMPEDGVNIRWPDHGIQQEERLYKYRLPAVLAYARENELNQVTWHCPDARIGIVASGKGYLDTIEALRILGIEGQTAQQLGLRVYQVALIWPLEPQGLREFAEGLEELIVVEEKRPILEAQIKDELYALSDAKRPRVIGKACDGKGEWSTSIDEAPLIGHYEFQPEPIAKMLAARFLKLEIPESLKTQIQNRVELLEKAEQESRRVLDIAERKPFFCSGCPHNSSTALPEGSRALGGIGCHFIAVSLDRGTETFSQMGGEGVSWAGASHFTNEKHIFANLGDGTYFHSGYLAIRQAIAAKLNITYKILYNDAVAMTGGQHVDGHLSVAQLTRQLDAEGIKKQVIVTDEPELIHTEEGIAPHVEIYHRNELDDVQRKLREISGVTALIYVQTCASEKRRRRKRNAYPDIAERVFINTDICEGCGDCSRKSNCLSVEPVETALGTKRQINQSSCNKDFSCVEGFCPSFVTVHTRDMKRPEIFKGIEAGWPEKPILPELDQQPVRIMVGGVGGTGVVTAGALLGMAAHLEGKAARIMDMAGLAQKGGTVYSYVQLATEDDQISATKIPAGQCNLLIGADPIVAGSNAALSRLKAEAMVIVNEDGSPTSDFLESRDWYAPITDLINRLRNRTTQGKLLSLPVTRIATLVLGDAIFANQILLGMAWQSGQIPLNRESIEKAIYLNATAAEKNLEAFRIGCHLMSDPDLAKRIIATITVKNKPATLAELVEDRSSRLVEYWNQDYAAQYRALVEQAAKVLPEDLAETIATQLYRVMAYKDEYEVARLLTGKSFKQSIEAQFGQGLRLTYHLAPPALGAHGTIRKRAFGYWMRIPMMILGRLQWLRETFLDPFALQQERQKEQAWRDRYITFVKSITSAPENYDLSVAQQIAKLPADVRGFGPVKMQAMETAIQCWDELSLSLHRADQ; this comes from the coding sequence ATGAATATATCTACAAAATTTACTCCAAATAAGATTTTAACTAAGGACGTATCACTTGAAGACAAATATCTAAGTGATAACGGTACTGCTTACATGACAGGTATCCAGGCATTGGTGCGTTTACCACTCGCGCAAATACGGCGGGATACTTTAAACGGTTATCATACTGCTGGTTTTATATCTGGTTATCGTGGTTCCCCTTTAGGGAATTATGACAATTTTCTCTGGCAGGCTGAAAATATACTTAAAGACCATCATGTTGTTTTTCAGCCTGGTGTAAATGAAGATCTAGCTGCTACTGCAATTTGGGGTACGCAACAAGCCAATCTCGCAGGTCAAGGTAAATATGACGGGGTAACCGCCTGGTGGTATGGCAAAGGCCCTGGTGTAGATCGTTCTGGAGATGTACTCCGTCATGCCAATCTTGCAGGAACATCAAAGCAAGGTGGCGTGGTTGCCTTCTTTGGAGATGATCACTCTTGTAAATCTTCTAGTATTCCACACCAGTCAGAACATGTCATGATTGGTTGTGGCATTCCAATTTTTTATCCTACTTCAATACAACATATTCTTGATTTAGGTGCTCATGCGGTAGCAATGTCACGCTTTGCAGGTGTATGGACTTCGATGAAATTAGTCAGTGAAATCGTCGAAACCTCTGCTTCTGTTCATGTTAATTTAGATCGGGTCATTCCTGTATTACCCAAAAATATTCAAATGCCTGAAGATGGCGTAAATATTCGTTGGCCAGATCACGGCATTCAGCAAGAAGAACGTCTTTATAAATATCGCTTACCCGCTGTGTTGGCTTATGCGCGTGAAAATGAACTGAATCAGGTGACATGGCATTGTCCTGATGCACGTATTGGTATTGTAGCAAGTGGTAAAGGTTATTTAGATACAATTGAAGCGTTACGTATTCTAGGAATTGAAGGTCAGACAGCCCAACAGCTCGGACTGAGAGTATACCAAGTTGCGCTGATTTGGCCCCTGGAACCTCAAGGTCTTCGTGAATTTGCCGAAGGTTTAGAGGAACTTATCGTTGTAGAAGAAAAACGCCCTATCCTGGAAGCACAGATTAAAGACGAGCTATATGCACTTTCAGATGCCAAGCGCCCTCGTGTCATCGGTAAAGCCTGTGATGGAAAGGGTGAATGGAGTACATCTATTGATGAAGCGCCTTTGATTGGTCATTATGAATTTCAGCCTGAACCTATTGCCAAAATGCTGGCAGCTCGATTCTTGAAACTGGAGATTCCAGAAAGCTTAAAAACACAAATCCAAAACAGAGTTGAGCTGTTAGAAAAAGCAGAACAGGAATCACGTCGTGTTCTTGATATTGCAGAACGCAAACCTTTCTTCTGTAGTGGCTGCCCTCATAATTCATCAACCGCATTACCAGAAGGTAGCCGTGCATTAGGGGGAATTGGTTGTCATTTTATTGCTGTTTCACTGGATCGTGGTACAGAGACCTTCTCGCAGATGGGTGGTGAAGGTGTGAGTTGGGCTGGTGCCTCTCATTTCACCAACGAAAAGCATATTTTTGCTAATCTGGGAGATGGAACTTATTTCCATTCAGGTTATCTTGCAATACGTCAAGCAATTGCTGCAAAACTCAATATTACCTACAAGATTCTCTATAACGATGCAGTAGCAATGACCGGCGGGCAGCATGTCGATGGTCATCTCAGCGTGGCGCAGTTAACACGACAACTTGATGCTGAGGGAATCAAAAAACAAGTGATTGTTACAGATGAACCTGAGCTGATTCATACAGAAGAAGGTATTGCGCCTCACGTAGAAATTTACCACAGAAATGAGTTGGATGATGTTCAACGCAAATTACGTGAAATTTCAGGCGTTACGGCGCTAATTTATGTTCAAACTTGTGCCAGTGAAAAACGCCGCCGCCGTAAACGCAACGCTTATCCGGATATTGCAGAGCGAGTCTTTATCAATACTGATATTTGCGAAGGCTGTGGTGACTGTTCCAGAAAATCTAACTGCTTATCTGTTGAACCCGTTGAAACAGCGTTAGGAACGAAACGACAAATCAATCAGAGTAGCTGTAATAAAGACTTCTCCTGTGTAGAAGGTTTCTGTCCAAGTTTTGTGACAGTCCATACTCGCGATATGAAACGCCCGGAAATATTCAAAGGTATAGAAGCTGGCTGGCCTGAGAAGCCAATTCTTCCTGAACTCGATCAACAACCAGTACGTATAATGGTCGGTGGTGTTGGTGGTACAGGTGTGGTTACCGCAGGCGCTTTACTTGGAATGGCTGCTCATTTGGAGGGTAAAGCTGCACGTATTATGGATATGGCTGGACTGGCTCAGAAAGGTGGTACGGTTTATTCTTACGTACAGCTCGCTACAGAAGATGATCAAATCTCTGCTACCAAGATCCCTGCTGGTCAATGTAATCTTTTAATCGGTGCAGATCCTATTGTCGCAGGTAGCAATGCAGCACTTTCTCGCTTAAAGGCCGAGGCTATGGTAATAGTCAATGAAGATGGTTCCCCTACATCTGATTTCCTTGAGTCTCGTGACTGGTATGCTCCCATTACTGACTTGATTAATCGGCTGCGTAATCGCACTACACAAGGAAAACTCTTATCTTTGCCCGTAACACGTATTGCTACACTAGTGCTGGGTGATGCAATCTTTGCAAATCAGATACTACTTGGAATGGCTTGGCAATCAGGTCAGATCCCGTTAAATCGTGAAAGTATTGAAAAGGCCATCTATCTTAATGCCACTGCAGCTGAAAAAAATCTTGAAGCTTTCCGCATCGGTTGTCATCTGATGAGTGATCCTGACTTAGCAAAACGCATTATTGCAACAATAACAGTAAAGAATAAACCAGCTACATTGGCCGAATTAGTTGAAGACCGCTCTTCTCGCCTTGTCGAGTACTGGAATCAGGATTATGCAGCCCAGTATCGAGCACTTGTGGAACAGGCTGCCAAAGTCTTACCAGAAGACCTGGCTGAAACAATAGCGACTCAGCTATATAGAGTCATGGCATATAAAGATGAATACGAAGTTGCACGCTTACTCACAGGAAAAAGTTTTAAACAGTCTATTGAAGCGCAGTTTGGTCAAGGTCTGCGTTTAACTTATCATTTAGCACCTCCAGCTTTGGGGGCTCATGGTACTATACGCAAACGTGCTTTCGGATATTGGATGCGCATTCCAATGATGATTCTTGGACGACTGCAGTGGCTTCGGGAAACGTTCCTTGATCCCTTTGCGTTACAGCAAGAACGACAAAAAGAACAGGCTTGGCGTGATCGTTATATCACATTTGTGAAATCCATTACTTCTGCACCTGAAAATTATGATTTATCTGTTGCTCAGCAAATCGCTAAATTACCTGCAGATGTAAGGGGTTTTGGCCCTGTCAAAATGCAAGCAATGGAAACAGCAATACAATGTTGGGATGAGCTTTCGTTAAGTCTCCATAGAGCTGATCAATAA
- a CDS encoding LysR family transcriptional regulator translates to MRKNLDGGLLHAMHAFLKVIDSGSFTAAAEQMELTTAQVSRLISELEGRLGTKLLQRSTRQHALTDIGASYAEQCRQVLAMVEEAETQAMGMATEPQGRLRVLSMGSFGHHYVSPVMAEFCQNHPKLTVEYRTSQNVPDLLGKGIDVSLYLTESLTDSRFVARQIGTIFSLLCASPAYLKKYGEPESLDDLQKHACLRLVNPSITPQWHLISKNSCSYQVDITGPLIADTPELLLDMVQQDMGIALLPTFTVIEAVRTGRLCRVLADWRSPDIGVYTLLPSRHFIDAKTRAWLRWVDQHISPKIQNDTEYFL, encoded by the coding sequence ATGCGCAAAAATCTTGATGGTGGATTGCTACATGCAATGCATGCTTTTCTAAAAGTCATTGATAGTGGGAGTTTTACGGCTGCTGCAGAGCAGATGGAGCTTACAACAGCGCAAGTGTCCCGACTTATTAGCGAGTTAGAAGGGCGTTTAGGCACAAAATTACTACAGAGATCTACGAGGCAGCACGCATTAACCGATATTGGTGCAAGTTATGCAGAGCAGTGCCGGCAAGTACTTGCGATGGTAGAAGAAGCTGAAACTCAGGCAATGGGAATGGCAACCGAACCGCAGGGGAGGTTACGTGTTTTGAGCATGGGAAGCTTCGGACATCATTATGTATCACCAGTAATGGCGGAGTTCTGTCAAAACCATCCAAAGCTTACGGTTGAGTACCGTACTTCACAGAATGTGCCAGACCTGTTAGGTAAAGGAATTGATGTAAGTTTATATCTTACGGAATCATTGACTGACTCAAGATTTGTTGCTCGTCAAATTGGGACAATATTTTCATTACTTTGTGCATCACCAGCCTATTTAAAAAAATACGGTGAACCAGAATCATTAGATGACCTGCAAAAGCATGCCTGCTTAAGATTGGTGAACCCATCTATTACACCACAATGGCATCTCATCAGTAAAAATAGTTGTTCGTACCAAGTCGATATTACAGGACCATTAATTGCAGACACACCAGAATTATTACTGGATATGGTACAGCAAGACATGGGTATTGCTTTGCTTCCAACTTTTACTGTTATCGAAGCTGTACGTACTGGACGATTATGTCGCGTTTTAGCAGACTGGAGATCACCTGATATTGGTGTTTATACCTTATTACCATCACGTCATTTTATTGATGCTAAAACAAGAGCATGGTTAAGGTGGGTCGATCAGCATATTTCGCCTAAGATTCAGAATGATACAGAATATTTTTTATAA
- a CDS encoding replication initiation factor domain-containing protein: MGQYKKQPNPTALRGGLKTPINKMGVTVSDTQPQDADLPFQRHELYTIPSTHMLMTNDGVKHVEFRMPADNEIAVIDWVNFTIGIETMGDKFWQEDEFITESHRFTAAVDALDIHLEHIFGFTTSSCRHKGLNFYDESYVLGEDFGFICIGGQRNTVLIMINGRGCNFAKSGWELRLYHFLVSLAKRPKLTRVDIAHDDFEGKQINVDWGNMQDGLGGFSCGNRAPNIEHKGNWKRPNGRGRTLTIGSRESGKLLRLYEKGRAEGDPNDNWQRAEVEFKSVDRVLPFDMLLAPSEYFIAAYPCFKFLAEDMQPARIETIQKTAQINFDTAIKNLKHQYGKYINIFKEVFEPEELINLISCSDPLAYPKRLDHVLITARRM, translated from the coding sequence ATGGGTCAGTATAAAAAACAACCAAACCCCACTGCATTACGGGGGGGATTAAAAACCCCCATTAATAAGATGGGGGTAACGGTTTCTGATACGCAGCCTCAAGATGCCGATCTCCCGTTTCAGCGGCATGAACTATATACAATTCCATCAACTCACATGCTTATGACTAATGATGGTGTAAAGCATGTTGAATTCCGCATGCCTGCTGACAATGAAATTGCTGTTATTGATTGGGTTAACTTCACCATTGGCATAGAAACAATGGGGGATAAGTTCTGGCAGGAAGATGAGTTCATTACAGAATCTCATCGTTTTACTGCTGCTGTTGATGCTCTTGATATTCACCTCGAGCACATATTTGGATTTACAACCAGTTCGTGTCGTCATAAGGGCCTAAATTTCTATGATGAAAGCTATGTGCTAGGTGAAGACTTCGGTTTTATCTGTATTGGTGGCCAGAGAAATACTGTTCTAATCATGATCAATGGTAGAGGTTGTAACTTTGCTAAATCAGGTTGGGAATTAAGGCTTTATCACTTTCTTGTATCACTTGCGAAGCGACCTAAATTGACGCGTGTAGATATTGCTCATGATGACTTTGAAGGTAAACAGATCAACGTTGATTGGGGAAATATGCAGGATGGGCTAGGTGGCTTTAGCTGTGGTAATCGTGCTCCAAATATAGAACATAAAGGTAACTGGAAGCGTCCTAATGGTCGTGGTCGTACGCTAACTATCGGCAGCCGTGAATCAGGCAAGTTATTACGTTTATATGAAAAGGGTCGTGCTGAAGGTGATCCGAATGATAACTGGCAACGTGCTGAGGTTGAATTTAAGTCTGTAGATCGTGTACTGCCATTCGATATGTTACTTGCACCCAGTGAATATTTTATCGCTGCTTATCCATGCTTTAAGTTTCTTGCTGAAGATATGCAGCCAGCCCGAATTGAGACAATCCAGAAGACCGCACAGATTAACTTTGATACCGCTATCAAGAATTTGAAGCACCAGTACGGTAAGTACATCAATATCTTTAAAGAAGTCTTCGAACCTGAAGAACTCATCAATTTAATTTCTTGCTCTGATCCGCTTGCGTATCCAAAGCGTCTGGATCATGTGCTTATAACTGCTCGGAGAATGTAG
- a CDS encoding zonular occludens toxin domain-containing protein, producing MSKIRLITGGIGTGKSLWTVEQLFKEHEKTPERQIFTDITGIKHTGILKAPDDWREIPNNSLIVYDEVQYRELFSRHNSKRDKQILDLTTIRKRGIELWLITQRARFLNADVLGLVNEHVHLERVGQKVSNVYIWQEAELNITKTKKMFAFDKYRWAYPEHIFGFYESIQPDAKHNKRSYLNKAVVSIIITLVLAIIAGAIFVKFAASKGISANGVDNKKPEKQQITQPVQTQNTTTVTPDMQSKINACVKQFGWTAEQCHEAYDPSITEARHKELQARNRNDMETIVFDYNASKPFQDLSSQVSYQPTAKPVFAGCMKKGNKYVAYTQQGTILNDVSSSDCKRLIENGDRPFNYFQQPQQQLQAQQQPQQPQQQKLTSLDAEFLAKYQQAKAEGLI from the coding sequence ATGTCAAAAATTAGATTAATTACTGGCGGTATCGGGACTGGTAAATCATTATGGACAGTAGAACAACTATTTAAAGAACATGAAAAAACACCTGAGCGCCAGATATTTACTGATATTACAGGGATTAAGCATACGGGTATTTTAAAAGCGCCTGACGATTGGCGAGAAATACCGAATAACAGTTTGATTGTCTATGACGAAGTACAATATCGAGAGTTATTTAGTCGTCATAATTCAAAACGTGATAAACAGATTCTTGATTTAACAACGATTCGTAAACGTGGTATTGAATTGTGGCTTATTACTCAACGCGCAAGATTCTTAAATGCTGATGTGCTGGGACTGGTGAATGAACATGTTCATTTAGAACGTGTTGGACAGAAAGTAAGTAATGTTTATATATGGCAAGAAGCTGAATTAAATATTACAAAGACTAAAAAAATGTTCGCATTCGATAAATATAGATGGGCTTATCCCGAACATATATTCGGATTTTATGAATCTATTCAGCCGGATGCTAAACATAATAAACGCTCTTATTTAAACAAGGCTGTTGTGAGTATTATTATTACTCTTGTACTTGCGATTATTGCAGGTGCAATATTTGTTAAATTTGCAGCTTCCAAGGGTATTTCTGCAAATGGCGTTGATAATAAGAAACCTGAAAAGCAACAGATTACTCAACCAGTTCAGACACAGAATACAACTACGGTTACGCCTGATATGCAAAGCAAAATTAACGCTTGTGTAAAACAGTTTGGTTGGACTGCTGAACAGTGTCACGAGGCTTACGATCCGAGTATCACAGAAGCACGTCATAAAGAATTACAGGCTAGAAATAGAAATGATATGGAAACTATTGTATTTGACTACAATGCTTCTAAACCATTTCAAGATTTAAGCTCACAAGTTAGCTATCAGCCAACTGCAAAACCTGTATTTGCCGGTTGTATGAAGAAAGGCAATAAATATGTTGCATACACTCAGCAGGGAACAATTCTGAATGATGTCTCCAGTAGCGACTGTAAAAGATTAATTGAAAACGGTGATAGACCTTTTAATTACTTTCAGCAGCCACAGCAACAGCTACAAGCTCAACAACAACCACAACAACCACAACAGCAGAAGCTCACATCACTAGATGCAGAGTTTTTAGCTAAATATCAGCAAGCAAAAGCCGAGGGCTTAATATGA
- a CDS encoding DUF2523 domain-containing protein, with the protein MMKLLVAFGEWLLKGSVRSALLGAGLGIGTGAGVLVALQIYIDRLVTQFGTLSNDVLGLLALSGVHISLAGVIGAVVFRLTMNSAKVSLIKRGS; encoded by the coding sequence ATGATGAAATTACTTGTTGCTTTTGGCGAATGGTTACTTAAGGGTTCAGTACGTTCTGCATTACTCGGTGCAGGATTGGGAATAGGTACAGGTGCAGGTGTATTAGTAGCATTGCAGATTTATATAGATCGTCTTGTTACCCAGTTCGGAACATTATCAAATGATGTTTTAGGATTATTAGCACTTTCGGGGGTTCATATTTCGTTGGCTGGGGTTATTGGTGCAGTTGTATTTAGATTAACGATGAATAGTGCAAAAGTTTCACTAATTAAACGGGGTTCATAA
- a CDS encoding virulence factor TspB C-terminal domain-related protein: protein MVHRLNVFLLSILIAISPVFMMNQALAASLGGWSLGSPVASGASAIVNGTKEIILNGASKIAKGTAKITPNAAQVANVLKRGAAGYALSVAVEQLLGAVDWVLDPENNRIKYWEEGGGVYQVGAYADTRAQTKEASCRKYYDYYKTGSYEYKGAIGDECYWTHPDAPNRTYKWPIFTVQTGEKEEKYLPLPTAAQQVISNAAGGDVSAQQAITAAAQDVINEAENDSAKAAPIVQQLEASKAIEAENTATGEQTQNPDKPNVTNIKLEFPAFCGWAPLVCEAAQTVISFPVTLTSWWNTANQKADGWANSISQAWSEAKNWMTKDETPQEETKVEIEQTVPQIPNTNYFNWSAYCPFSPGSQTVSLENTTAAIDYDLTSWCELAADLRPFVLAAGSLMSFLIASGVIMGRDD from the coding sequence ATGGTTCACCGCTTAAACGTCTTTCTGTTATCTATTCTGATAGCTATTTCTCCAGTCTTTATGATGAATCAGGCGTTAGCTGCCAGTCTTGGCGGTTGGTCTCTAGGTTCTCCAGTAGCTTCGGGTGCTTCTGCGATTGTCAACGGAACAAAAGAAATCATTCTTAACGGTGCTTCAAAAATTGCTAAGGGCACTGCAAAAATAACGCCGAATGCTGCACAAGTTGCAAATGTACTTAAACGTGGTGCAGCGGGTTATGCATTGTCTGTTGCTGTAGAACAGTTGCTGGGAGCGGTCGATTGGGTTCTTGATCCTGAAAATAACCGTATTAAATATTGGGAAGAAGGAGGCGGTGTATATCAAGTTGGTGCCTATGCCGATACACGAGCTCAAACAAAAGAAGCTTCTTGTAGAAAATATTACGATTATTACAAAACTGGTTCTTATGAATATAAAGGCGCTATCGGTGATGAATGTTATTGGACTCATCCCGATGCACCTAACAGAACTTATAAATGGCCAATTTTTACCGTTCAAACTGGTGAAAAAGAAGAAAAATATCTACCTTTGCCAACTGCTGCACAACAAGTAATTTCAAATGCTGCAGGCGGTGATGTATCAGCACAACAAGCAATTACTGCTGCTGCACAAGATGTAATTAATGAAGCAGAAAATGATAGTGCCAAAGCTGCTCCCATTGTTCAGCAATTAGAAGCATCAAAAGCAATTGAAGCTGAAAATACAGCGACAGGTGAACAAACACAAAATCCAGATAAACCAAATGTCACAAACATAAAGCTAGAATTTCCGGCATTCTGCGGCTGGGCACCTCTTGTATGTGAAGCTGCTCAAACTGTAATTTCGTTTCCAGTCACTCTGACGAGCTGGTGGAATACAGCTAATCAAAAAGCCGATGGATGGGCTAATTCAATTTCTCAAGCTTGGTCTGAAGCGAAAAACTGGATGACCAAAGATGAAACACCTCAAGAAGAAACAAAAGTCGAGATTGAACAAACTGTTCCTCAAATTCCTAATACAAATTATTTCAACTGGTCAGCATATTGTCCTTTTTCTCCAGGCTCTCAAACTGTGTCATTAGAAAATACAACTGCTGCTATTGATTACGATTTGACGTCCTGGTGTGAGCTTGCTGCCGATCTGCGACCTTTTGTACTTGCTGCGGGTTCTTTAATGTCTTTTTTAATTGCATCAGGTGTGATCATGGGGAGAGATGACTAA
- a CDS encoding MFS transporter, whose amino-acid sequence MQTIHGNGSHSKKSSHRLAGISSMVGTTIEWYDFFIYGAAAALIFNKLFFPNLDPLTGVLAAFATYAVGFIGRPLGGIVFGHFGDRVGRKSMLLVTLMLMGIPTVMIGLLPTFESIGYWATVCLIILRFIQGMAMGGEWGGAVLMAVEHAPEGGKGFWGSLPQASTGGGLMLASVALGLVSLLPEEALFSWGWRLPFLASIVLLAVGWYIRVKVPESPDFEKIKEKAKEVKVPALQVFKNHPKQLITIILSRAAENAWFYLASTFALAYTTTQLNIPRQDILFATICGAAVIMVMTPLCGHLSDKVGQRNMFRFGLCMLALYSYPFFAMLNTKDPVLVWTAIVLAIGVIFPIMYAPQSQLFARQFPAEIRYSGISISVQFAGVLGGGLAPLIATKLLSIGEGSPHLIIMYIISFAVLAIIASSFLKPDQKLKPTETFTQKEIKTL is encoded by the coding sequence ATGCAAACAATACATGGAAACGGTTCGCATTCTAAAAAGTCTTCTCACCGCCTGGCAGGTATCTCAAGTATGGTAGGGACGACTATTGAATGGTATGACTTTTTTATTTATGGTGCTGCTGCTGCACTCATTTTTAATAAATTATTTTTTCCAAACCTTGATCCGCTCACCGGTGTACTCGCAGCTTTTGCAACCTACGCTGTTGGATTTATTGGTCGACCATTAGGCGGTATTGTATTTGGCCATTTTGGTGACAGGGTAGGCCGAAAATCCATGTTATTAGTGACTTTAATGTTAATGGGTATCCCGACAGTCATGATCGGACTGTTACCTACATTTGAGTCGATCGGTTACTGGGCTACGGTTTGTCTGATTATTTTAAGATTTATTCAGGGTATGGCGATGGGCGGCGAATGGGGCGGGGCAGTTCTCATGGCTGTTGAACATGCTCCAGAAGGTGGAAAGGGTTTTTGGGGAAGTTTACCACAGGCCAGTACTGGAGGCGGTTTAATGCTGGCTTCGGTGGCTTTGGGTCTAGTGTCTTTACTACCCGAGGAAGCATTGTTTAGCTGGGGCTGGCGCTTACCATTTTTAGCCAGTATAGTGCTGTTGGCGGTAGGTTGGTATATCCGGGTGAAAGTTCCTGAGTCGCCAGACTTTGAAAAAATTAAAGAAAAAGCGAAAGAAGTTAAAGTTCCTGCATTACAGGTGTTTAAAAATCATCCAAAACAGTTAATTACAATTATTCTATCACGCGCTGCTGAAAATGCCTGGTTCTACTTGGCTTCCACCTTTGCTTTAGCCTATACCACCACGCAGTTAAATATTCCTAGACAAGATATTCTATTTGCAACAATTTGTGGCGCTGCTGTCATTATGGTAATGACTCCATTATGCGGACATTTATCCGATAAAGTCGGCCAGCGTAATATGTTCAGATTTGGTCTTTGTATGCTTGCACTATATAGCTATCCATTCTTTGCAATGTTAAATACAAAAGATCCTGTTTTAGTATGGACAGCAATCGTATTGGCAATTGGTGTAATTTTTCCAATTATGTATGCACCGCAGTCACAATTATTTGCTCGCCAATTTCCTGCTGAAATTCGCTATAGCGGTATTTCAATTTCGGTACAATTTGCAGGTGTGTTAGGTGGCGGTTTGGCGCCATTAATTGCTACAAAGCTATTGAGTATTGGTGAAGGAAGTCCGCACTTAATTATTATGTATATTATAAGCTTTGCAGTATTGGCAATTATTGCTTCTTCATTCTTAAAGCCTGACCAGAAGCTCAAGCCTACAGAAACGTTTACACAGAAAGAAATTAAAACTTTATAG
- a CDS encoding enoyl-CoA hydratase/isomerase family protein translates to MDMEKHLIIEQQGVLGIISLNRVANLNALSIEMIHQIHMQFETWQQDHSIQAILIKSNSQKAFCAGGDIRYLYDNYKNQTEAHKAYFSAEYDMLNRIRDYQKPVIVILDGYVLGGGFGLAQACHIIVSSEKSRFAMPETAIGFFPDVAATHFLSRLDDIGVYMAITGEQISSSDALYLDLIDYHVPGEKLQALQNELAHSSSLNKEKIQQMIGKYITRPAESDLSSRSENIRKHFGFKNLQDIEQSLENEQDEQYKAWTNKILITLQQRSLIAKQTSLRLQHLGRSLSLQQCMQIERDLQDIWFEHGDFIEGVRALIVDKDKQPQWKKGNPELEQILERLG, encoded by the coding sequence ATGGATATGGAAAAGCATTTAATCATTGAACAGCAGGGCGTTCTGGGAATAATCAGTCTAAACCGTGTCGCAAATCTTAATGCACTTTCAATTGAGATGATTCATCAGATTCATATGCAATTTGAGACATGGCAACAGGATCATTCTATTCAGGCTATATTGATTAAATCAAACAGTCAAAAAGCTTTTTGCGCAGGTGGCGATATTCGTTATCTATATGATAATTATAAAAACCAAACTGAAGCGCATAAAGCATATTTTAGTGCTGAATACGACATGCTTAACAGGATTCGTGATTATCAGAAACCGGTTATAGTCATACTGGATGGCTATGTGCTGGGTGGAGGTTTCGGTCTGGCACAGGCCTGTCATATTATTGTGAGTAGTGAAAAGTCCCGTTTTGCCATGCCGGAAACAGCAATCGGCTTTTTCCCTGATGTTGCAGCAACACACTTTCTATCTCGTCTTGATGATATCGGCGTCTATATGGCGATTACCGGCGAGCAAATCAGCAGTAGTGATGCACTTTATCTTGATCTGATTGACTACCATGTGCCTGGAGAAAAACTTCAGGCTTTACAGAATGAGCTGGCTCATTCATCCAGTTTAAATAAAGAAAAAATACAACAGATGATTGGAAAGTATATTACCCGTCCTGCTGAGAGTGATCTAAGTTCACGGTCTGAAAATATTCGAAAACATTTCGGTTTTAAAAATTTGCAGGATATCGAACAGAGTCTCGAAAATGAACAAGACGAGCAGTACAAGGCATGGACAAATAAAATACTGATTACCTTGCAGCAGCGTTCCCTGATTGCGAAACAGACCAGCCTGAGACTTCAGCACTTAGGACGAAGTTTGTCATTACAACAGTGCATGCAGATTGAGCGTGATTTACAGGATATCTGGTTTGAACATGGTGACTTCATTGAAGGTGTCCGTGCACTTATTGTTGATAAAGACAAACAGCCGCAATGGAAAAAAGGCAATCCAGAGCTTGAACAAATTCTAGAGCGACTCGGCTGA